The Mycolicibacterium mageritense genome contains a region encoding:
- a CDS encoding NAD(P)H-dependent amine dehydrogenase family protein produces the protein MRSPIWPWRGGRSPKVNAVAKRVVVWGTGFVGSMVIAEIVKHPLFELVGVGVSNPEKVGRDIGDVCGLGAATGIVATDDIDALIALRPDAVVHYGPTAAHADTNIDVITRFLRAGIDVCSTAMTPWVWPRMHLNPPSWIEPITEACDAGGASCFTTGIDPGFANDLFPMTLMGLCSEVRRVRASELLDYTNYTGDYEFEMGIGKPPEHRPLLENRDILVLSWGATVPMIAYAAGIELDEITTTWDKWVTPDERKTAKGIIAPGNVAAVRFTINGIYRGETRIQLEHVNRIGLDAAPDWPTGTDNDVYRVDIEGTPSISQETAFRFTDGSGRDAAAAGCLATGLRALNAVVAVNEHSPGWVTALDLPLIPGAGTIR, from the coding sequence ATGCGATCGCCGATCTGGCCTTGGCGGGGTGGCCGAAGCCCTAAGGTGAACGCCGTGGCGAAACGAGTTGTGGTCTGGGGCACGGGTTTTGTCGGCAGCATGGTGATCGCCGAGATCGTCAAGCACCCGCTGTTCGAGTTGGTGGGCGTCGGTGTCAGCAATCCCGAGAAGGTGGGCCGCGACATCGGCGACGTCTGCGGGCTCGGCGCCGCGACCGGGATCGTCGCGACCGACGACATCGACGCGCTCATCGCGCTGCGACCCGACGCCGTGGTGCACTACGGCCCGACAGCCGCGCACGCCGACACCAACATCGACGTGATCACCCGGTTCCTGCGGGCCGGCATCGACGTCTGCTCGACGGCCATGACGCCGTGGGTCTGGCCCAGGATGCACCTCAACCCACCGAGCTGGATCGAACCGATCACCGAAGCGTGTGACGCGGGCGGGGCATCGTGCTTCACCACCGGCATCGACCCGGGTTTCGCCAACGACCTGTTCCCCATGACCCTGATGGGTCTGTGCTCTGAAGTGCGCCGCGTGCGGGCCTCAGAGCTGCTCGACTACACCAACTACACCGGCGACTACGAGTTCGAGATGGGCATCGGCAAGCCGCCCGAGCACCGGCCGTTGTTGGAGAATCGCGACATCCTCGTGTTGTCTTGGGGTGCAACGGTTCCCATGATCGCCTACGCGGCGGGAATCGAGCTCGACGAGATCACCACGACGTGGGACAAATGGGTCACGCCCGACGAACGCAAGACTGCCAAGGGCATCATCGCGCCGGGCAACGTCGCGGCGGTGCGCTTCACCATCAACGGCATCTATCGCGGCGAGACCCGTATCCAGCTTGAGCACGTCAACCGGATCGGTCTCGACGCCGCACCCGACTGGCCGACCGGCACTGACAACGACGTCTACCGCGTTGACATCGAAGGCACGCCCAGCATCTCGCAGGAGACCGCGTTCCGGTTCACCGACGGCTCCGGGCGGGACGCGGCGGCGGCCGGTTGTCTGGCCACCGGGTTGCGGGCGCTCAACGCTGTCGTCGCGGTCAACGAACATTCGCCGGGATGGGTCACTGCGCTCGACCTGCCACTGATCCCCGGTGCGGGAACCATTCGCTGA
- a CDS encoding ABC transporter substrate-binding protein: MLAACSTGSRVNLGDESSGALIAAIAGEPDQLDPQRTSAYFSFEVLENVFDTLVEPDENLQMRPALAKSWEVSPDQLTWTFHLRDGVTWHDGTPLTADDVVYSYRRIIDEQLTNVDKFSAVSDVTAPDPATVRIRVAHATPNLLTNLGGFKGMAIVQRSNVESGQIATHPIGTGPFSFAGRKSGDSITLKANPRYWGGPPHVSGVTFRFISEPSTALSALQAGEIDWTDSVPPQRVAQLRNDDSLTLAVTPSNDYWYLALNEAKQPWNDVRVRKAIAYAIDRDAIAAATSYRTATVNQLAIPQGNPWYTAYDRYRYDIEEAEKLLHEAGATPRNLDMLVTSEYPETVTAAQIVADNLAPLGITVNIRTVDFASWLDEQNSGHFDMLMMGWLGNIDPDDFYYAQHHTNGTSNAQKFSDPEVDRLLDAGRVETDEAKRKDLYAKAATRIADEVSYLYLYNPSVIQAWATNLSGYQARRDGAVRFRGAELNQGGTK, encoded by the coding sequence ATGCTGGCCGCCTGTTCCACGGGCAGCCGGGTCAACCTGGGCGACGAGTCGTCGGGCGCCCTGATCGCGGCCATCGCGGGCGAACCCGATCAGCTCGACCCGCAGCGGACCAGCGCTTACTTCTCGTTCGAGGTGCTGGAGAACGTGTTCGACACGCTCGTCGAACCGGACGAGAACCTGCAGATGCGGCCGGCGCTGGCGAAGTCGTGGGAAGTCAGCCCCGACCAGCTCACCTGGACGTTTCACCTGCGCGATGGGGTCACGTGGCACGACGGCACTCCCCTGACGGCTGACGATGTCGTCTACTCCTACCGGCGCATCATCGACGAGCAACTGACCAACGTCGACAAGTTCAGCGCGGTGTCGGATGTGACGGCCCCCGATCCCGCCACCGTGCGCATCAGGGTCGCACACGCCACGCCCAACCTGCTGACCAATTTGGGCGGCTTCAAAGGCATGGCGATCGTGCAGCGCAGCAACGTCGAAAGCGGTCAGATCGCCACCCATCCGATCGGCACGGGACCGTTCTCGTTTGCGGGTCGCAAGAGCGGTGACTCGATCACGCTCAAGGCCAACCCGCGGTACTGGGGCGGCCCGCCGCACGTGTCCGGGGTGACGTTCCGGTTCATCTCAGAACCGTCGACGGCGCTGTCGGCGTTGCAGGCCGGTGAGATCGACTGGACGGATTCGGTGCCGCCGCAGCGCGTGGCCCAGCTGCGCAACGACGACTCGCTGACCCTGGCGGTGACACCGAGCAACGACTACTGGTACCTCGCGCTCAACGAGGCCAAGCAGCCGTGGAACGACGTGCGCGTGCGCAAGGCCATCGCGTACGCGATCGACCGCGATGCCATCGCGGCAGCCACCAGTTACCGCACCGCCACGGTCAACCAGCTCGCCATCCCACAGGGCAACCCGTGGTACACGGCCTACGACCGCTACCGGTACGACATCGAGGAAGCGGAGAAGCTCCTCCACGAGGCGGGGGCCACACCGCGGAACCTCGACATGCTGGTCACCAGCGAATACCCCGAGACCGTCACGGCCGCCCAGATCGTCGCCGACAACCTTGCACCGCTCGGCATCACGGTGAACATCCGCACGGTCGACTTCGCGTCGTGGCTCGACGAGCAGAACAGCGGCCACTTCGACATGCTGATGATGGGTTGGCTCGGCAACATCGATCCCGACGACTTCTACTACGCGCAGCACCACACGAACGGCACCAGCAATGCGCAGAAATTCTCCGACCCGGAGGTGGACCGGCTGCTCGATGCCGGGCGGGTCGAAACCGACGAGGCGAAGCGCAAAGACCTCTACGCCAAGGCCGCAACCCGGATCGCCGACGAGGTCAGCTACCTCTACCTGTACAACCCGTCGGTGATCCAGGCCTGGGCCACGAATCTGTCGGGTTACCAGGCGCGCCGCGACGGGGCCGTCCGGTTCCGCGGCGCCGAGCTGAATCAGGGTGGGACGAAATGA
- a CDS encoding carbohydrate kinase family protein → MTVTTGSASDVGVRVNRAGDRDPRDIEIARIDEMISRSDIVKLSDGDLAWLRPGDRHGDAIRWLMSRGPAILVVTHGDTTATGYTRSGSVHVRGQRVAGTDTAEWEDAFMTGLLHALNARNLPARKSDRKNLRSIGLDDLRGILHDANVSAARAVTPVAV, encoded by the coding sequence ATGACTGTCACAACCGGATCCGCCTCGGACGTAGGCGTGCGGGTGAACCGGGCCGGCGATCGCGACCCCCGTGACATCGAGATCGCCCGAATCGACGAAATGATCTCTCGCAGTGACATCGTCAAGCTCAGCGACGGGGATCTGGCATGGCTCCGGCCAGGGGATCGCCACGGTGACGCGATCCGATGGTTGATGTCTCGGGGCCCGGCGATCCTGGTTGTCACCCACGGCGACACCACAGCCACGGGATACACCAGGAGCGGTTCAGTGCACGTCCGGGGGCAGCGGGTTGCCGGCACCGACACCGCCGAGTGGGAGGACGCCTTCATGACCGGGTTGCTGCACGCTCTGAACGCCCGGAACCTGCCGGCCCGCAAGTCCGATCGCAAGAACCTACGGTCGATCGGCCTCGACGATCTTCGAGGGATTCTGCACGACGCGAACGTCAGCGCGGCGCGGGCCGTCACGCCTGTCGCCGTATGA
- a CDS encoding DUF4185 domain-containing protein, protein MLNGKAVDLTGPGLTEKFGVTCTDLGASVTAPNGSLVSVFGDTFSGRRVGEGDWRSPVILIGTGDANHRIVYERAGGPDPDYARQLWHYVHDDASTGWSRGGISTVIPSDLLCVGDAIYLHAIVNRGFSNVIWTEIWRSDDSGISWVHLGEQAKFPAGLHGGHAQCWSWDLDPDDGWVYVAATGFQRDKGIILMRVRPERIGDRQRYSSWGFSHGRWQWGQLATPITPPGERWGELSFRRLGPGQWILGGFLASRYALGYRVVNSPVANMHTTEVQTPVIGSSWAGEDHSRSQVAQLYGGYVLPGSRLDIQGGVGLVVSQWHTATGWPYRAMQFKAALQDTARPWPPDTVNL, encoded by the coding sequence ATGCTCAACGGCAAGGCCGTCGACCTGACCGGGCCCGGCCTGACCGAGAAGTTCGGGGTGACGTGCACCGACCTGGGTGCGTCGGTGACTGCACCCAACGGATCGCTGGTGTCGGTGTTCGGTGACACGTTCTCGGGCCGCAGAGTCGGGGAAGGGGATTGGCGCTCGCCCGTGATCCTCATCGGCACCGGCGATGCCAACCATCGCATCGTCTACGAGCGCGCCGGCGGACCTGACCCGGACTATGCGCGCCAGCTGTGGCATTACGTGCACGACGACGCCTCGACGGGCTGGAGTCGCGGCGGCATCAGCACCGTCATCCCGTCCGATCTGTTGTGTGTCGGTGATGCGATCTATCTGCACGCCATCGTCAATCGTGGTTTCTCCAACGTGATCTGGACGGAGATCTGGCGATCCGACGACAGCGGAATCTCCTGGGTTCATCTGGGGGAGCAGGCCAAGTTCCCGGCCGGCCTGCACGGTGGTCACGCGCAGTGCTGGTCATGGGATCTCGATCCCGACGATGGCTGGGTTTACGTGGCGGCCACCGGATTTCAACGTGACAAAGGCATCATCTTGATGCGGGTGCGGCCCGAGCGGATCGGGGACAGGCAGCGCTACTCCAGCTGGGGTTTCTCGCACGGGCGTTGGCAGTGGGGACAGCTGGCCACACCGATCACGCCACCCGGGGAACGGTGGGGCGAGCTGAGTTTTCGTCGGCTGGGGCCCGGGCAGTGGATTCTCGGCGGGTTTCTGGCGTCGCGGTATGCGCTGGGCTACCGCGTCGTCAACTCACCGGTGGCGAACATGCACACCACGGAAGTGCAGACTCCCGTCATCGGCTCGTCATGGGCCGGTGAGGATCACAGCCGCAGCCAGGTGGCGCAGCTCTACGGCGGTTACGTGCTGCCGGGCTCGCGCCTCGACATCCAAGGCGGTGTCGGTCTGGTCGTCTCCCAGTGGCACACGGCTACGGGATGGCCTTACCGGGCAATGCAATTCAAGGCAGCCCTGCAGGACACCGCGCGGCCGTGGCCGCCGGACACCGTCAACCTCTGA
- a CDS encoding ABC transporter permease yields MTFPTSPIVRFLARRLLHSAVVLVGVLIVVFALVHLVPGDPVRIALGTRYTPEAYAALRSASGMDRPIVEQFFGYIGSALTGDLGVSFRNGDPVTVTLLERLPATLSLGLVGIVIALLIALPAGIWSALREGRVSDAIVRIASQFGVSIPDFWMGILLIGLFASTLGWLPTSGYRPLFDDPGGWLRHIVLPGLTVGLVAGAIMTRYVRSAVLEVTAMGYVRTARSKGLAPPVITFRHIVRNALLPILTITGIQLATILGGVIVVEVVFAWPGLGRLVFNSVAARDYPVIQGAVLLIAVLFLLINLIVDVLYAVVDPRIRLS; encoded by the coding sequence ATGACATTCCCGACGAGCCCGATCGTGCGGTTCCTCGCCCGGCGGTTGCTGCACTCGGCGGTGGTGCTGGTCGGCGTGTTGATCGTGGTGTTCGCGTTGGTGCATCTGGTGCCGGGCGACCCGGTGCGCATCGCGCTCGGTACGCGCTACACCCCGGAGGCCTACGCGGCGTTGCGGTCGGCCAGCGGTATGGACCGGCCGATCGTCGAGCAGTTCTTCGGCTACATCGGCTCGGCACTGACGGGCGATCTGGGGGTGAGCTTCCGCAACGGTGATCCGGTGACCGTCACGTTGCTGGAACGGTTGCCCGCCACGCTGTCGCTGGGCCTCGTGGGCATCGTCATCGCGCTGCTGATCGCCCTGCCGGCCGGGATCTGGTCGGCACTGCGGGAAGGCCGCGTCAGCGACGCGATCGTGCGGATCGCCAGCCAGTTCGGGGTGTCCATCCCCGATTTCTGGATGGGCATCCTGCTGATCGGACTGTTCGCGTCCACGCTGGGCTGGCTGCCGACCTCCGGATACCGGCCGCTGTTCGACGATCCGGGTGGGTGGCTGCGCCACATCGTCCTGCCCGGCCTCACCGTGGGGCTGGTCGCGGGCGCCATCATGACCCGCTACGTCCGATCGGCCGTGCTGGAGGTCACGGCCATGGGCTACGTGCGCACGGCCCGCTCGAAAGGCCTTGCTCCACCGGTGATCACGTTCCGCCACATCGTGCGCAACGCGTTGCTGCCGATTCTCACCATCACGGGAATTCAGCTGGCGACGATCCTCGGCGGGGTCATCGTGGTCGAGGTGGTGTTCGCCTGGCCGGGGCTGGGCCGGCTGGTGTTCAATTCGGTTGCGGCCCGCGACTACCCGGTCATCCAGGGTGCGGTGTTGCTCATCGCGGTGCTGTTTCTCCTGATCAACCTCATCGTGGACGTCCTGTACGCGGTGGTCGACCCGAGGATCCGGCTGTCATGA
- a CDS encoding ABC transporter permease: protein MTVTEGRVSSWRLLLSNPVTAISAAVLIAVVFVAVTAHWITPFGINDIDVPNALQPPSGSHWFGTDELGRDVLSRVLVAVQASLRVAVVSVALAGVAGVLIGVVAGYRGGWVDTVVMRVVDVMFAFPVLLLALAIVAILGPGITTTMLAIGIVYTPIFARVARASTLSVRVEPFVAVSRTMGTGDGYILTRHILPNIAGPLIVQLSLSLAFAILAEASLSFLGLGIQPPQPSLGRMIFDAQGFVTLAWWMAVFPGAAIFVTVLAFNLFGDGLRDVLDPKQRTMIESRRAGKQ, encoded by the coding sequence ATGACCGTCACCGAAGGCCGGGTCTCGTCCTGGCGACTGCTGCTGTCCAATCCGGTGACCGCGATCAGCGCGGCCGTGCTGATCGCGGTGGTGTTCGTCGCGGTCACCGCGCACTGGATCACCCCGTTCGGCATCAACGACATCGACGTGCCCAATGCCCTTCAGCCGCCCAGTGGTTCGCACTGGTTCGGCACCGACGAACTGGGCCGTGACGTGCTCTCCCGGGTGCTCGTGGCGGTCCAGGCGTCGTTGCGGGTGGCGGTGGTCAGCGTGGCTTTGGCCGGGGTTGCCGGGGTGCTCATCGGCGTGGTCGCGGGCTACCGCGGCGGCTGGGTGGACACCGTCGTGATGCGGGTCGTCGACGTGATGTTCGCGTTCCCGGTTCTGCTGCTGGCACTGGCCATCGTGGCGATCCTCGGGCCAGGCATCACCACCACGATGCTGGCCATCGGCATCGTCTACACGCCGATCTTCGCGCGGGTGGCCCGGGCCAGCACGCTGAGCGTGCGCGTGGAACCGTTCGTCGCGGTGTCCCGCACGATGGGCACGGGCGACGGCTACATCCTCACGCGACACATCCTGCCGAACATCGCGGGGCCGTTGATCGTTCAGCTGTCGCTGTCGCTCGCGTTCGCGATCCTCGCGGAGGCGTCGCTGTCATTCCTGGGGCTGGGCATTCAGCCGCCACAACCATCGCTTGGCCGGATGATATTCGACGCCCAGGGGTTCGTGACGTTGGCGTGGTGGATGGCGGTGTTCCCCGGTGCGGCCATCTTCGTGACGGTGCTGGCCTTCAACCTGTTCGGCGACGGCCTGCGCGACGTGCTGGATCCCAAGCAGCGCACCATGATCGAGTCCAGAAGGGCGGGCAAGCAGTGA
- a CDS encoding 3-oxoacyl-ACP reductase family protein — protein MSTAPLTGRRALVTGGSRGIGAAIVRRLAADGAAVAFTYGVSAAEADKLVAEVTADGGAAVAIQADSADPTQVAGAVEQAVAALGGLDILVNNAGTAHIAPIDEYPQEQFDRVVAINIGGVYSAIRSAVRHLGEGSRIINIGSINADRVPVAGLAVYAMTKGAVASLTRGLARELGPRGITVNNVQPGPIDTDMNPADGEFADAMRQVMALDHYGNTRDTAAVVSFLAGPESGFVTGANWNVDGGYTA, from the coding sequence ATGAGCACAGCACCCCTGACCGGACGCCGGGCCCTGGTGACCGGAGGCTCGCGCGGAATCGGCGCGGCCATCGTGCGCCGGCTCGCCGCCGACGGCGCCGCAGTGGCGTTCACCTACGGCGTCTCAGCTGCCGAGGCCGACAAGCTCGTGGCCGAGGTGACGGCCGACGGCGGCGCGGCGGTCGCCATCCAGGCCGACAGCGCCGATCCCACCCAGGTGGCCGGAGCCGTCGAGCAGGCCGTCGCCGCGCTCGGTGGTCTGGACATCCTGGTCAACAACGCCGGGACCGCACACATCGCGCCGATCGACGAATACCCGCAGGAGCAGTTCGACCGTGTCGTGGCGATCAACATCGGTGGCGTGTACTCGGCCATCCGCAGCGCGGTGAGACACCTCGGTGAGGGATCGCGCATCATCAACATCGGCAGCATCAATGCCGACCGCGTGCCGGTGGCCGGGTTGGCGGTGTACGCCATGACCAAAGGCGCGGTCGCCAGCCTCACCCGTGGGCTCGCCCGCGAACTCGGCCCGCGCGGCATCACCGTCAACAACGTACAGCCGGGCCCCATCGACACCGACATGAATCCCGCTGACGGCGAATTCGCCGACGCCATGCGGCAAGTCATGGCGTTGGACCACTACGGCAACACCCGTGACACCGCTGCAGTGGTGAGCTTCCTGGCCGGCCCGGAATCCGGATTCGTCACCGGAGCCAACTGGAACGTCGACGGCGGGTATACGGCCTGA
- a CDS encoding HAD-IIA family hydrolase, with product MTARLIDNFDGVLADLDGVVYRGPRAIDGATDALGKLVGEGKSLAYVTNNASRSCAEVAAHLRELGAPATADQVFGSALAGAELLAREVASGSAVLVVGSQILADSVRAQGLVVVSAWDDQPDAVIQGFSPALGWKDLAAAAYAITAGATWVATNMDMTLPQERGLAPGNGTLVAAVAAATGKWPLVAGKPEAALFETAARHSGVERALVVGDRLDTDILGGNRAGMETALVLTGVDSPQTALTARVDERPRYLIRSLGQLYEEYPSITADGEAYSCGAAVARVSGTNVHIRGRDDDLDSWRAACAAWWAAHPATAPDGAPHILFTTE from the coding sequence ATGACCGCACGGCTTATTGACAATTTTGACGGAGTGCTCGCGGATCTCGACGGTGTCGTGTACCGCGGACCGCGAGCGATCGACGGCGCAACCGATGCACTCGGCAAACTCGTAGGCGAAGGCAAAAGCCTGGCGTACGTGACGAACAACGCGTCGCGCTCATGCGCGGAGGTTGCCGCTCATCTCCGGGAACTGGGAGCACCTGCCACCGCAGATCAAGTTTTCGGGTCCGCGCTGGCCGGAGCGGAACTGCTGGCCCGTGAGGTGGCATCCGGATCGGCTGTGCTCGTGGTCGGCAGTCAGATCCTCGCCGATTCGGTACGGGCACAAGGACTTGTCGTCGTGTCTGCCTGGGATGATCAGCCGGACGCTGTCATTCAAGGGTTTTCGCCTGCCCTCGGCTGGAAGGATCTGGCAGCGGCCGCCTATGCGATCACGGCGGGTGCCACCTGGGTGGCCACGAACATGGACATGACCCTGCCGCAGGAGCGAGGACTTGCCCCCGGCAACGGCACCCTGGTCGCCGCGGTGGCCGCTGCCACCGGCAAATGGCCTCTGGTCGCAGGAAAACCAGAGGCTGCCCTCTTCGAGACGGCGGCGCGCCACTCCGGCGTCGAGCGAGCACTCGTCGTCGGAGACCGGCTGGACACCGACATCCTCGGGGGAAATCGCGCTGGCATGGAGACGGCCCTCGTCCTCACCGGCGTGGACTCGCCGCAAACGGCCCTGACTGCACGCGTGGACGAGCGTCCGAGATATCTGATCCGTTCCCTGGGCCAACTCTACGAGGAATACCCATCGATCACGGCCGACGGCGAGGCCTACTCCTGCGGCGCCGCGGTGGCCCGGGTGTCGGGCACGAACGTGCACATCCGCGGCCGTGACGACGACCTCGACAGCTGGCGCGCCGCCTGTGCCGCCTGGTGGGCAGCTCACCCGGCCACGGCGCCGGATGGCGCGCCGCACATCCTGTTCACGACGGAGTAG
- a CDS encoding TetR/AcrR family transcriptional regulator — MAVGRPREFDPDQVEDIAMRLFWDRGFEGVSISDLTAATGVNRRGIYAEFGSKEGLFERAKQRYVAGPGGYMADALARPTAREVAEAMVHGAADATSGETPGCLLVGNTAGLAEFRDAAARELARRFDQAVAAGELSDVDTLLLARWISTICQGISIQARSGADRAELHAIADLALAGWPKP, encoded by the coding sequence ATGGCGGTGGGGCGGCCGCGGGAGTTCGATCCCGACCAGGTCGAGGACATCGCGATGAGGCTGTTCTGGGATCGCGGCTTCGAGGGGGTGTCGATCAGCGATCTCACGGCCGCGACCGGGGTGAACCGGCGTGGCATCTACGCCGAGTTCGGATCCAAGGAGGGGCTCTTCGAACGCGCCAAGCAACGCTATGTCGCGGGGCCCGGGGGCTACATGGCCGATGCGCTGGCCCGGCCGACCGCGCGCGAGGTTGCCGAAGCCATGGTGCACGGCGCGGCCGACGCCACCTCCGGAGAGACGCCGGGATGCCTGCTGGTCGGAAATACGGCTGGCTTGGCCGAATTTCGTGACGCGGCGGCGCGTGAGCTGGCTCGACGATTCGACCAAGCGGTGGCCGCGGGAGAACTGTCCGACGTAGACACTTTGTTGCTGGCTCGCTGGATCAGCACCATCTGCCAAGGGATTTCGATCCAGGCCCGCAGTGGTGCCGACCGTGCGGAATTGCATGCGATCGCCGATCTGGCCTTGGCGGGGTGGCCGAAGCCCTAA